Proteins from a single region of Antechinus flavipes isolate AdamAnt ecotype Samford, QLD, Australia chromosome 2, AdamAnt_v2, whole genome shotgun sequence:
- the LOC127550998 gene encoding major urinary protein 4-like — protein MSMTHLLLTMGLALVCTIQVEATGPVKDINLKKFVGRWYPLLLASNDLESNSAAFIHSIDVKVNSLIFYFTLRTNGECKQVAVFANKLENNKYKLRYPGNNILYVEDADPNDYLLIYTTNKIHGRETKGVELYSRQKGETVNQEIKKKFEEMYKSYGIKKENVLDLTKTDPCERSLE, from the exons ATGAGTATGACACATCTGCTACTGACTATGGGTTTGGCCCTAGTCTGTACCATCCAGGTCGAGGCCACTGGTCCAGTAAAAGACATCAATCTCAAGAAG TTTGTTGGAAGGTGGTATCCTTTATTATTGGCCTCCAATGACTTGGAAAGCAACTCTGCAGCTTTTATCCACAGTATTGATGTGAAAGTAAACAGCCTGATATTTTACTTCACCCTCAG GACAAATGGTGAATGTAAGCAAGTGGCAGTATTTGCtaacaaactggaaaacaataaatacaaacTCCGAT ATCCAGGCAACAATATACTGTATGTGGAAGATGCTGACCCAAATGATTATCTCCTGATTTACACAACTAATAAGATTCATGGAAGGGAAACCAAAGGAGTGGAACTCTACA GTCGACAGAAAGGAGAAACTGtgaatcaagaaattaaaaaaaaatttgaagagatgTATAAGTCAtatggaattaaaaaagaaaatgtccttGACTTGACTAAAACTG ATCCATGTGAGCGCTCCTTAGAATAG